The following coding sequences are from one Streptococcus mitis window:
- a CDS encoding YbaN family protein, which yields MRLIYLIIGFLSLALAIIGVVLPLLPTTPFLLLSIACFSRSSKRFEDWLYHTKLYQSYVADFRETKSIARERKKKIIVSIYILMGISIYFAPLLPVKIGLGALTIFITYYLFKVIPDKE from the coding sequence ATGCGTCTTATCTATCTAATTATTGGTTTTTTATCACTGGCCTTGGCTATTATTGGGGTTGTTTTACCCTTGTTGCCCACAACGCCTTTTCTTTTGTTGTCTATTGCTTGTTTTTCAAGAAGTTCCAAGCGCTTCGAAGATTGGCTTTATCATACAAAGCTCTATCAGAGTTATGTAGCTGATTTTCGCGAGACTAAGTCTATTGCGCGTGAACGAAAGAAAAAAATCATCGTATCTATCTACATCTTGATGGGAATTTCCATTTATTTTGCCCCTCTCTTACCAGTCAAAATCGGTCTGGGAGCCTTGACCATCTTTATCACTTATTATCTCTTCAAGGTCATTCCAGACAAAGAATAG
- a CDS encoding copper homeostasis protein CutC encodes MIYEFCAENVTLLEKAMQAGARRIELCDNLAVGGTTPSYGVTKAAVELAVNYDTTIMTMIRPRGGDFVYNELEIAIMLEDIRLAAQAGSQGVVFGVLTADKKLDKPNLEKLIAASKGMEIVFHMAFDELSEEDQLEAIDWLSQAGVTRILTRAGVSGDSLEKRFAHYHRILEHAKGKIEILPGGGIDLDNRQIFIDQLGVTQLHGTKVVF; translated from the coding sequence ATGATTTACGAATTTTGTGCTGAAAATGTGACCTTGCTTGAAAAAGCGATGCAGGCTGGAGCTCGTCGAATCGAACTCTGTGATAATCTTGCAGTTGGTGGGACAACACCCAGCTATGGAGTGACTAAGGCAGCGGTTGAACTGGCAGTTAACTACGATACAACCATTATGACCATGATTCGTCCACGTGGTGGTGACTTTGTCTATAATGAACTAGAAATTGCTATTATGCTAGAAGACATTCGGTTGGCTGCTCAGGCTGGAAGTCAAGGAGTTGTATTTGGGGTTTTAACTGCTGATAAAAAGTTGGATAAGCCTAATCTGGAGAAGTTAATTGCGGCATCAAAAGGAATGGAAATTGTCTTCCACATGGCCTTTGATGAATTGAGCGAAGAAGACCAGTTAGAAGCTATTGACTGGCTCAGCCAAGCCGGTGTCACTCGTATCCTAACTCGCGCTGGTGTGTCTGGTGACTCCTTAGAAAAACGTTTTGCTCACTATCACAGAATTTTGGAGCATGCTAAAGGTAAGATTGAAATTCTACCAGGTGGGGGGATTGACCTTGACAACCGTCAAATCTTTATTGACCAACTGGGCGTGACACAACTACATGGTACTAAGGTTGTCTTTTAA
- a CDS encoding MmcQ/YjbR family DNA-binding protein — MFEIFKSYQLNQEKARAYGLVENSGVWIYSCQILQGDFVMTVSITADNVSFQVFDQETGDLYPQVHMESFKGSFVASVREACLEILYQIRKACFEVQDFICPQTKRIMVQVQEKYGNQLEYLWEKSPDTAVLRHEGNQKWYAVLMKISWEKLEKGREGQVEAVNLKHDQVADLLLNKGIYPAFHMNKRYWISVALDDTLSDEEVLELIEKSWNLTSKK; from the coding sequence ATGTTTGAAATTTTTAAATCCTATCAGTTGAATCAAGAAAAGGCTCGTGCTTATGGTTTAGTAGAAAATAGTGGAGTCTGGATCTATAGTTGCCAGATTTTGCAAGGTGACTTTGTCATGACTGTGTCCATCACTGCTGATAATGTGAGTTTTCAAGTCTTTGACCAGGAGACTGGTGACCTCTATCCTCAAGTCCATATGGAAAGTTTTAAAGGAAGTTTTGTTGCAAGTGTCCGTGAGGCTTGTTTGGAGATTCTTTACCAGATTCGGAAGGCTTGTTTTGAGGTACAAGATTTTATCTGTCCTCAGACTAAGCGTATCATGGTTCAGGTTCAGGAAAAGTATGGAAATCAGTTGGAGTATTTGTGGGAGAAATCGCCTGATACAGCAGTATTACGTCATGAAGGCAATCAAAAGTGGTATGCCGTTTTGATGAAAATCTCTTGGGAGAAGCTGGAAAAGGGCAGAGAAGGACAGGTGGAAGCAGTCAACCTCAAACATGACCAAGTAGCTGATTTACTTTTAAATAAAGGTATTTATCCAGCCTTTCATATGAACAAACGCTACTGGATTAGTGTGGCGCTTGATGATACTTTATCAGATGAAGAAGTACTAGAATTGATAGAAAAAAGTTGGAACTTAACCTCTAAAAAATGA
- a CDS encoding 2-isopropylmalate synthase has protein sequence MRTVEFLDTSLRDGEQTPGVNFSIKEKIAIARQLEKWGISAIEAGFPAASPDSFTAVQEIAKVLKKTAVTGLARSVKSDIDACYEALKDAKYPQVHVFIATSPIHRKYKLNKSKEEILEAIKEHVSYARSKFEIVEFSPEDATRTELDFLLQVVQTAVDAGATYINIPDTVGFTTPEEYGAIFKHLIENVKTDRQIIYSPHCHDDLGMAVANSLAAVKNGAGRVEGTINGIGERAGNAALEEIAVALNIRQDYYQAETSIVLNETINTSEMVSRFSGIPVPKNKAVVGGNAFSHESGIHQDGVLKNPLTYEIITPELVGVKSNSLPLGKLSGRHAFVEKLRELALDFTEEDIKPLFAKFKALADKKQEITDADIRALVAGTMVENPEGFHFDDLQLQTHADNDIEALVSLANMDGEKIEFNATGQGSVEAIFNAIDKFFNQSVRLVSYTIDAVTDGIDAQARVLVTVENRDTETIFNAAGLDFDVLKASAIAYINANTFVQKENAGEMGRSVSYRDMPSV, from the coding sequence ATGAGAACAGTTGAATTTCTAGATACCAGCCTTCGGGATGGAGAACAGACACCTGGTGTTAATTTTTCAATAAAGGAAAAAATTGCTATCGCAAGGCAGCTGGAGAAATGGGGTATTTCAGCCATTGAAGCTGGTTTTCCGGCGGCGAGTCCTGATTCATTCACAGCAGTTCAGGAGATTGCCAAGGTCTTGAAGAAAACAGCTGTGACTGGATTAGCACGTTCTGTCAAGTCTGATATTGATGCTTGTTACGAAGCCCTCAAGGATGCCAAATATCCACAGGTTCACGTCTTTATCGCTACCAGTCCGATACACCGAAAGTATAAGCTCAATAAGAGTAAGGAAGAGATTTTAGAAGCTATTAAAGAGCATGTTTCCTATGCCCGTTCTAAGTTTGAGATTGTCGAATTCTCTCCAGAGGATGCGACTAGAACAGAGTTGGATTTCCTCTTACAAGTCGTTCAAACAGCGGTTGATGCAGGTGCGACTTATATCAATATCCCTGATACGGTAGGATTTACCACACCAGAGGAATACGGTGCTATCTTCAAACATCTGATTGAGAATGTTAAGACAGATCGTCAGATTATCTATTCACCACACTGTCATGATGACCTCGGAATGGCAGTAGCTAATAGCCTTGCTGCTGTCAAGAACGGGGCAGGACGTGTCGAAGGAACTATCAACGGTATTGGTGAGCGAGCTGGAAATGCTGCTTTGGAAGAAATAGCAGTGGCTCTCAATATTCGCCAAGATTACTATCAAGCAGAAACTAGTATTGTTTTAAATGAAACCATCAATACGTCAGAAATGGTTTCTCGCTTCTCAGGTATTCCAGTTCCTAAAAACAAGGCTGTGGTTGGTGGCAATGCCTTCTCTCACGAATCTGGTATTCACCAAGACGGAGTCCTTAAAAATCCTCTTACTTATGAGATCATCACTCCTGAATTGGTCGGTGTCAAGAGTAATAGCCTCCCACTTGGAAAATTGTCTGGTCGCCATGCCTTTGTCGAGAAACTAAGAGAATTAGCCCTAGATTTTACAGAAGAGGATATCAAACCACTCTTCGCTAAGTTCAAGGCACTGGCCGACAAGAAACAAGAAATCACAGATGCAGATATTCGTGCTCTGGTAGCTGGAACCATGGTTGAAAACCCAGAAGGCTTCCACTTTGATGATTTACAACTTCAAACTCATGCAGATAATGACATTGAAGCACTCGTTAGCCTAGCCAATATGGATGGTGAAAAAATCGAATTTAATGCGACAGGGCAAGGTTCCGTTGAAGCAATCTTCAACGCTATTGACAAATTCTTCAATCAATCTGTTCGCTTGGTGTCTTACACTATTGACGCGGTGACAGATGGAATTGATGCCCAAGCTCGGGTCTTGGTAACTGTTGAAAATAGAGATACAGAAACCATCTTTAACGCAGCAGGTCTGGACTTTGATGTGTTGAAAGCTTCTGCTATTGCCTACATTAATGCTAATACCTTTGTTCAAAAAGAGAATGCTGGTGAGATGGGACGCAGTGTTTCCTATCGTGACATGCCTAGTGTGTAA
- the leuB gene encoding 3-isopropylmalate dehydrogenase, translated as MTKKIVALAGDGIGPEIMEAGLEVLEALAEKTGFDYEIDRRPFGGAGIDAAGHPLPDETLKVCREADAILLAAIGSPQYDGAAVRPEQGLLALRKELNLYSNIRPVKIFDSLKHLSPLKPERIAGVDFVVVRELTGGIYFGDHILEERKARDINDYSYEEVERIIRKAFEIARNRRKILTSIDKQNVLATSKLWRKVAEEVAQDFPNVTLEHQLVDSAAMLMITNPAKFDVIVTENLFGDIISDESSVLSGTLGVMPSASHSENGPSLYEPIHGSAPDIAGQGIANPISMILSVAMMLRDSFGRHEDAERIERAVEASLAAGILTRDLGGQASTKEMTEAIIARL; from the coding sequence ATGACAAAGAAAATAGTGGCCCTAGCAGGGGACGGAATCGGTCCAGAAATCATGGAGGCCGGTTTAGAAGTTCTGGAGGCTCTAGCTGAAAAAACAGGTTTTGACTATGAGATTGATAGACGACCTTTTGGAGGTGCAGGTATCGATGCTGCAGGGCATCCCTTACCTGATGAAACTCTCAAGGTATGTCGTGAAGCAGATGCTATTCTCCTAGCGGCTATCGGTAGTCCTCAGTATGATGGAGCAGCGGTTCGGCCTGAACAAGGCTTGCTGGCTCTCCGTAAGGAACTCAATCTTTACTCTAATATTCGCCCTGTAAAAATCTTTGACAGTCTCAAGCATTTGTCACCACTCAAACCGGAACGAATTGCTGGTGTAGACTTTGTCGTGGTGCGTGAGTTGACAGGCGGGATTTACTTTGGGGATCATATTCTTGAAGAAAGAAAAGCGCGTGATATCAACGATTATAGCTATGAGGAAGTGGAGCGGATTATTCGTAAGGCCTTTGAAATCGCAAGAAATCGGAGAAAAATCCTTACCAGCATCGATAAGCAAAATGTGTTGGCAACATCAAAACTCTGGCGGAAAGTAGCTGAGGAGGTCGCACAGGATTTTCCAAATGTGACCTTGGAACACCAGTTAGTGGACTCAGCTGCCATGCTCATGATTACCAATCCTGCTAAGTTTGATGTCATCGTGACAGAAAATCTTTTCGGAGATATTATCTCGGATGAATCAAGCGTTCTATCTGGCACACTTGGAGTTATGCCATCAGCCAGTCATTCTGAAAATGGACCAAGTCTCTATGAACCTATTCACGGTTCAGCACCTGATATTGCTGGTCAAGGAATTGCCAATCCAATTTCCATGATTTTATCAGTTGCCATGATGTTGAGAGATAGTTTTGGACGTCATGAGGATGCGGAGCGCATTGAACGTGCTGTTGAGGCAAGTTTGGCAGCTGGTATATTAACGAGAGATCTAGGAGGACAGGCTTCGACCAAGGAAATGACGGAAGCTATTATTGCAAGGTTATGA
- a CDS encoding DUF1294 domain-containing protein: protein MKLDEKITLVLLIWNVMIFLIYGIDKSKARRRAWRIPEKILLILAFACGGFGAWLAGIIFHHKTRKWYFKTVWFLGMVSTLVALYFIWR from the coding sequence ATGAAGTTAGACGAAAAAATTACTCTAGTCCTTTTGATTTGGAATGTCATGATTTTCTTGATTTATGGTATTGACAAATCCAAGGCAAGGAGAAGAGCTTGGCGCATCCCTGAGAAAATCTTACTCATTTTAGCCTTTGCTTGTGGTGGTTTTGGTGCCTGGCTAGCAGGAATCATTTTTCACCACAAGACTCGAAAATGGTATTTTAAAACAGTTTGGTTTCTCGGGATGGTGTCCACACTAGTAGCCTTATATTTTATTTGGAGGTAA
- the leuC gene encoding 3-isopropylmalate dehydratase large subunit, producing the protein MAGKSIFDKLWDRHVITGEEGQPQLMYVDQHYIHEVTSPQAFQGLRDAGRRLRRPDLTFGTFDHNVPTVNIYDIRDVISKAQIDKLAENVAEFGIEHAAHGSEKQGIVHMVGPETGRTQPGKFIVCGDSHTATHGAFGAIAFGIGTSEVEHVFATQTLWQVKPKKMLVEFTGVPQKGVYSKDFILSLIAKYGVACGVGYVVEYRGQAIDALSMEERMTICNMSIEFGSKMGIMNPDQTTYDYLKGRECVPEDFEEAVADWKTIVSDEDAVYDKVIQMDVSGLAPMVTWGTNPAMGVDFDSRFPEIKDMNDERAYNYMDLEPGQKPADIELGYIFIGSCTNARLSDLQLAARFVKGKKIAPNLTAIVVPGSRPVKRAAEKLGLDKVFLDAGFEWRDPGCSMCLGMNPDKVPDGVHCASTSNRNFEDRQGFGAKTHLCSPAMAAAAAIAGRFVDVRQMPEAQ; encoded by the coding sequence ATGGCAGGAAAATCGATTTTTGATAAATTATGGGACCGCCATGTCATCACAGGAGAAGAGGGGCAGCCCCAACTCATGTATGTGGACCAGCACTATATCCACGAGGTGACCAGTCCTCAGGCTTTTCAAGGATTACGAGACGCAGGTCGTAGATTGAGACGACCAGACTTGACATTTGGAACCTTTGACCACAATGTCCCGACGGTTAATATCTACGATATTCGAGATGTCATTTCCAAGGCGCAAATTGATAAGCTAGCTGAAAATGTTGCGGAATTTGGGATTGAACATGCGGCCCACGGTTCTGAAAAACAGGGAATTGTGCACATGGTGGGTCCAGAGACAGGACGAACCCAACCAGGAAAATTCATTGTCTGTGGAGACAGCCATACGGCAACCCATGGAGCTTTTGGAGCCATCGCCTTTGGGATTGGGACTAGTGAGGTCGAGCATGTCTTCGCTACCCAGACCCTCTGGCAGGTTAAACCTAAGAAAATGTTGGTTGAATTCACTGGAGTTCCTCAAAAAGGAGTTTATTCCAAGGATTTCATTTTATCCTTGATTGCTAAGTACGGTGTTGCCTGTGGTGTTGGCTATGTGGTGGAATATCGTGGACAGGCAATTGATGCACTGAGCATGGAAGAGCGCATGACCATTTGCAATATGTCCATCGAGTTTGGATCCAAGATGGGAATCATGAACCCAGATCAGACGACTTATGACTATCTCAAGGGACGAGAATGTGTTCCAGAGGACTTTGAAGAGGCTGTGGCTGATTGGAAAACAATTGTCAGTGATGAGGATGCCGTTTATGATAAGGTTATCCAGATGGATGTCTCAGGATTGGCTCCCATGGTGACCTGGGGAACCAACCCTGCTATGGGGGTTGACTTTGACAGTAGATTCCCAGAAATTAAGGATATGAATGATGAACGAGCCTACAATTATATGGATTTGGAACCAGGTCAAAAGCCAGCGGATATTGAACTAGGATATATCTTTATCGGCTCTTGTACAAATGCTCGTCTCAGCGACTTGCAACTGGCTGCGCGATTTGTCAAAGGAAAGAAAATAGCCCCTAATCTAACAGCAATCGTGGTTCCAGGCTCTCGTCCTGTCAAACGAGCTGCGGAGAAATTAGGCTTGGATAAAGTTTTCTTAGATGCTGGCTTTGAATGGAGAGACCCAGGTTGCTCTATGTGCCTAGGAATGAATCCGGACAAGGTTCCTGATGGTGTCCACTGCGCCTCAACAAGCAACCGCAACTTTGAAGACAGACAGGGATTTGGTGCTAAGACCCACCTCTGCAGTCCAGCCATGGCAGCAGCAGCAGCTATTGCAGGACGCTTTGTAGATGTTCGACAAATGCCAGAAGCCCAGTAA
- the leuD gene encoding 3-isopropylmalate dehydratase small subunit — translation MEKFTVYTGTTVPLMNDNIDTDQILPKQFLKLIDKKGFGKYLMYAWRYLDDKYTEDPDFVFNRPEYRKATILISGDNFGAGSSREHAAWALADYGFKVVIAGSFGDIHYNNELNNGMLPIVQPREVREKLAQLQPSDQVTVDLEQQKIISPIGEFTFEIDSEWKHKLLNGLDNIGITLQYEDLIAAYEKQRPAYWQD, via the coding sequence ATGGAGAAATTTACAGTTTATACGGGAACGACCGTTCCTCTCATGAATGATAACATCGACACCGACCAAATCCTACCCAAGCAGTTTCTCAAGTTAATTGATAAAAAAGGCTTTGGTAAGTACCTCATGTATGCTTGGCGTTATTTGGATGACAAGTACACTGAGGATCCAGACTTTGTCTTTAACAGACCTGAATACCGTAAAGCAACTATCCTCATCTCAGGGGATAACTTTGGGGCAGGGTCTTCGAGGGAACACGCAGCTTGGGCTCTAGCGGACTATGGTTTTAAGGTTGTGATTGCAGGATCTTTCGGTGATATTCATTACAATAATGAACTCAATAATGGCATGTTGCCTATTGTACAGCCTAGAGAGGTTCGAGAGAAACTAGCTCAGCTACAACCAAGTGACCAGGTAACTGTGGACTTGGAACAACAAAAAATCATCTCACCAATTGGAGAATTCACTTTTGAAATCGATAGCGAATGGAAACACAAACTCTTAAATGGTTTGGATAATATCGGTATTACTTTGCAGTATGAAGATTTGATTGCTGCTTATGAAAAACAACGACCAGCCTACTGGCAGGATTAG
- a CDS encoding L-threonylcarbamoyladenylate synthase, producing MTKHIQWNGTLSQEGYDILKGEGGCIVCPTKVGYIIMTSDKAGLERKFAAKERNRNKPGVVLCGSMDELRALAQLNPEIEAFYQKHWDEDILLGCILPWKPESFEKLKAYGDGREELMTDVRGTSCFVIKFGKAGEQLAAKLWEEGKMVYASSANPSGKGNRGKVEGIGERIEGAVDLVIEADDYVASIQPDKTIETRYEQGVMVSMVDKDGKLIPEQGGARSTSPAPVVIRKGLDIDKIMMHLSDSFNSWDYRQGEYY from the coding sequence ATGACAAAACACATTCAATGGAACGGAACACTTTCACAAGAAGGATATGACATTTTAAAAGGTGAGGGCGGTTGTATCGTTTGTCCTACAAAAGTTGGCTACATTATTATGACTAGCGACAAGGCAGGACTTGAGCGCAAGTTCGCAGCTAAAGAACGTAACCGTAACAAACCAGGTGTGGTTCTCTGTGGTAGCATGGATGAGCTTCGCGCTTTAGCACAACTCAACCCAGAAATTGAAGCCTTTTACCAAAAACATTGGGATGAAGATATTCTTCTTGGTTGTATCCTTCCTTGGAAACCAGAATCCTTTGAAAAACTCAAAGCATACGGTGATGGCCGTGAAGAACTTATGACTGATGTGCGTGGTACGAGCTGTTTCGTTATCAAATTTGGGAAAGCTGGTGAACAATTGGCTGCCAAACTTTGGGAAGAAGGCAAGATGGTTTATGCCTCATCAGCTAACCCATCTGGAAAAGGAAATCGCGGCAAGGTAGAAGGAATTGGAGAACGCATCGAAGGAGCAGTGGACCTTGTTATCGAGGCAGACGACTACGTGGCATCTATCCAGCCTGACAAAACGATTGAAACACGCTACGAGCAAGGCGTGATGGTGTCTATGGTCGATAAGGACGGCAAACTCATCCCAGAACAAGGAGGAGCACGTTCAACTTCACCAGCTCCAGTTGTAATCCGCAAAGGGCTTGACATTGATAAGATTATGATGCATCTGTCAGACAGCTTTAACTCATGGGACTACCGTCAGGGCGAGTATTATTAG